GACCTGCATGGGCCAATaccattttttactttcttttttttggtatttccTTCCCTTTGACTcttgaaatgactattttatCCCTGTCCTCGTTAAACAGCTCCTTCTACTCTGTAACCAACACCGATTCTCAGAAATCCCATCgcgaacaagaagaagaagaagccatcgTCGTCGTCGTTCAAAGATGGTAAATTTCTCCCCAGAAATCTCATTCAATTTCCCCCACTAACTCCCGGTTTTAACCGTGTTTTACTTTTACCCCTTTCAGGTTTGCGTGATGTGCTTGATTCCTCTTTTTCTCGTCCCAATCGTCAACATCCTGCCTCTGCTCTTCGATTACATCATGGTAAATTTCAATTCATCGTTTCCCACAAAACCCAATTCCAATATGTTTCCATCACTATCCAACTGTACAATTCATGGTTTGTTCTATCagagttgatttttttttttttttttgtagggaAGAATTTATGGACTTTTGGGATGGGAGTACAGGAAGCCCGAAAGAGCTCCTCCGGCTTGTCCTTACAAGCCTGCAGCCCAAAACAGCAGCAAAGTGAGTTAATTTCTTTAGCTCTTTGATTTCATattatgaattcttttttatcttacATTGATCGCCTTTCAGATGTAAACTACTCAATTTTGGATGTTTGTTTTAGTTTCGATCATTcggagtgtttttttttttttaactttctgAATGGATTGCTCTGGTACCAAATGGGGTGCTGTGTTTCTTGAACTTAGATCTTAGCAG
Above is a genomic segment from Rosa chinensis cultivar Old Blush chromosome 3, RchiOBHm-V2, whole genome shotgun sequence containing:
- the LOC112191345 gene encoding uncharacterized protein LOC112191345, which translates into the protein MVCVMCLIPLFLVPIVNILPLLFDYIMGRIYGLLGWEYRKPERAPPACPYKPAAQNSSKVTEKPEPGPPDSLPESAAAPRAVELKQD